In Tripterygium wilfordii isolate XIE 37 chromosome 23, ASM1340144v1, whole genome shotgun sequence, one genomic interval encodes:
- the LOC119993205 gene encoding uncharacterized protein LOC119993205 isoform X2, which yields MDLNVGPGPEDTEGLRSSQELVKSGSDKHLDLLRPSARYSSSFKGRATDAADHGRGKYNHIRDPEDFLAGIYDKPLPCFGCGIGWFSFLLGFAFPLMWFYATILYFGNYYRKDPRERAGLAASAIAAMACSVALLIIIVYYLTLADQFTMLQYP from the exons ATGGATCTGA ATGTTGGTCCTGGTCCGGAGGACACGGAAGGATTGAGAAGTAGCCAAGAGTTGGTGAAATCAGGGTCTGATAAGCATCTTGACCTTTTGAGGCCATCTGCAAGATATTCTTCGTCATTCAAAG GGCGAGCAACAGATGCTGCAGATCATGGAAGGGGCAAGTATAACCATATTAGGGATCCGGAGGACTTCCTAGCTGGGATTTATGACAAACCTCTTCCATGCTTTGGTTGTGGAATTGGATGGTTTTC TTTTCTTTTAGGATTTGCATTTCCTCTTATGTGGTTTTATGCTACTATTCTTTATTTTGGAAATTATTACCGCAAGGATCCTAGGGAACGAGCAGGCCTTGCTGCCTCAGCAATTGCT GCAATGGCATGTTCGGTTGCATTGTTGATCATAATAGTCTACTATTTAACATTGGCTGATCAATTTACAATGCTCCAATACCCCTAG
- the LOC119993205 gene encoding uncharacterized protein LOC119993205 isoform X1, which yields MHGTDVGPGPEDTEGLRSSQELVKSGSDKHLDLLRPSARYSSSFKGRATDAADHGRGKYNHIRDPEDFLAGIYDKPLPCFGCGIGWFSFLLGFAFPLMWFYATILYFGNYYRKDPRERAGLAASAIAAMACSVALLIIIVYYLTLADQFTMLQYP from the exons ATGCATGGGACAG ATGTTGGTCCTGGTCCGGAGGACACGGAAGGATTGAGAAGTAGCCAAGAGTTGGTGAAATCAGGGTCTGATAAGCATCTTGACCTTTTGAGGCCATCTGCAAGATATTCTTCGTCATTCAAAG GGCGAGCAACAGATGCTGCAGATCATGGAAGGGGCAAGTATAACCATATTAGGGATCCGGAGGACTTCCTAGCTGGGATTTATGACAAACCTCTTCCATGCTTTGGTTGTGGAATTGGATGGTTTTC TTTTCTTTTAGGATTTGCATTTCCTCTTATGTGGTTTTATGCTACTATTCTTTATTTTGGAAATTATTACCGCAAGGATCCTAGGGAACGAGCAGGCCTTGCTGCCTCAGCAATTGCT GCAATGGCATGTTCGGTTGCATTGTTGATCATAATAGTCTACTATTTAACATTGGCTGATCAATTTACAATGCTCCAATACCCCTAG
- the LOC119992805 gene encoding WD repeat-containing protein VIP3-like: MAVNCWAMESEFGLAGGSVFGFAGSFCRRFCINSRTEPRVLFTASDDTHVHIYDSEGKALITALSGHTSWVLSVDGGPDGLAIATGSSDKTVRLWDLNMRAAVQTMTNHSDKVWGVAFWPPGGTGVRFGRLASVSDDEHFALRLLLRHSFFAMC, from the exons ATGGCAGTTAATTGTTGGGCAATGGAATCAGAATTTGGGTTGGCTGGTGGGTCGGTGTTTGGGTTTGCTGGGTCATTTTGCAG GCGGTTCTGTATCAACTCCCGTACTGAACCCCGGGTTCTCTTTACTGCATCAGATGATACTCATGTGCACATTTATGATTCTGAGGGAAAAGCTCTAATTACAGCATTGTCTGGTCATACAAGCTGGGTACTGAGTGTGGATGGAGGTCCAGATGGCTTGGCTATTGCCACAGGCTCAAGTGATAAAACTGTAAGACTCTGGGATCTCAACATGAGGGCTGCTGTTCAGACAATGACCAACCATTCAGATAAGGTCTGGGGAGTGGCTTTCTGGCCACCAGGAGGGACTGGTGTGCGGTTTGGTCGGCTTGCCAGTGTATCGGATGACGAGCATTTCGCTCTACGATTACTCTTAAGGCACAGTTTTTTTGCAATGTGTTGA
- the LOC119993429 gene encoding threonine synthase, chloroplastic, with protein MASSSLVQSSFISNPKPLFYQNPKLLTPRRFPTVISCTSSTLDPAQSNNPPSVVKHRRPADENIREEARRHRQSTTFSAKYVPFNAGTDSSEWYSLDEIVYRSRSGGLLDVEHDMESLKKFDGAYWRELFDSRVGKTTWPYGSGVWSKKEWVLPEIDSDDIVSAFEGNSNLFWAERFGKQYMGMSDLWIKHCGISHTGSFKDLGMTVLVSQVNRLRKLKRPLVGVGCASTGDTSAALSAYCASAGIPSIVFLPSNKISMAQLVQPIANGAFVLSIDTDFDGCMKLIREVTAELPIYLANSLNSLRLEGQKTAAIEILQQFDWEVPDWVIVPGGNLGNIYAFYKGFKMCQELGLVDRIPRLVCAQAANANPLYLYYKSGWKEFNAVKANSTFASAIQIGDPVSIDRAVYALKNCDGIVEEATEEELMDAMAQADSTGMFICPHTGVALTALIKLRNRGIISPTDRTVVVSTAHGLKFTQSKIDYHSNKIPDMACRFSNPPVQVKADFGAVMDVLKKYLADKAPK; from the coding sequence ATGGCTTCCAGCTCTCTGGTTCAGTCCTCTTTCATTTCCAATCCCAAACCATTATTCTATCAAAACCCTAAGCTATTAACCCCTCGTCGCTTCCCCACCGTGATTTCTTGCACTTCATCGACCCTCGATCCTGCTCAATCGAACAATCCTCCGTCGGTTGTCAAGCACCGACGCCCCGCCGACGAGAACATCCGCGAAGAGGCGCGGAGACACCGTCAGTCTACTACCTTCTCGGCTAAGTATGTGCCGTTCAACGCGGGGACGGACTCGTCGGAGTGGTACTCGCTTGATGAGATCGTGTACCGCAGCCGCTCTGGAGGTTTGCTTGATGTCGAGCACGACATGGAATCGCTAAAGAAGTTCGATGGAGCATACTGGCGGGAGCTGTTTGACTCGCGCGTGGGGAAGACTACTTGGCCGTATGGTTCTGGTGTGTGGTCCAAGAAGGAATGGGTGCTTCCAGAGATCGATTCTGATGATATTGTGAGCGCTTTTGAGGGGAACTCGAACTTGTTCTGGGCTGAGCGTTTTGGCAAACAGTATATGGGCATGAGCGATCTCTGGATCAAGCACTGCGGGATTAGCCACACTGGCAGTTTCAAAGATTTGGGCATGACCGTTTTGGTCAGCCAAGTGAATCGTTTAAGAAAATTGAAGCGACCTCTGGTCGGAGTCGGGTGTGCCTCCACTGGCGACACCTCGGCCGCGCTGTCTGCATATTGCGCGTCTGCCGGCATCCCATCGATTGTATTTCTTCCATCGAATAAGATCTCAATGGCTCAGTTGGTGCAGCCAATCGCGAATGGGGCTTTTGTGCTGAGTATTGATACTGATTTTGATGGCTGTATGAAGCTGATACGTGAAGTCACAGCAGAGTTGCCAATTTATTTGGCGAATTCTTTGAATagtttgagacttgaaggacaaAAAACTGCTGCAATTGAAATCCTGCAACAATTTGATTGGGAGGTGCCGGATTGGGTAATAGTTCCTGGAGGTAACCTTGGTAATATATATGCCTTCTATAAAGGGTTCAAAATGTGTCAAGAATTAGGTCTTGTTGATAGGATACCAAGGCTTGTCTGTGCTCAGGCAGCTAATGCCAATCCACTTTACTTGTATTACAAGTCTGGTTGGAAAGAATTTAACGCAGTGAAGGCGAATTCAACATTTGCCTCAGCAATACAGATTGGAGACCCTGTTTCTATAGATAGAGCTGTGTATGCACTGAAGAATTGTGATGGGATTGTTGAGGAAGCGACTGAGGAGGAGCTGATGGATGCAATGGCGCAGGCAGATTCTACTGGGATGTTTATATGCCCTCATACTGGGGTTGCTTTGACTGCTCTGATTAAGCTTAGGAATAGAGGGATTATCAGTCCCACAGATAGGACTGTGGTGGTCAGCACTGCTCATGGGTTGAAGTTTACACAGTCTAAGATTGATTATCACTCCAACAAAATCCCAGATATGGCTTGCCGTTTCTCTAATCCACCAGTGCAAGTGAAGGCTGATTTTGGAGCCGTTATGGATGTTCTCAAGAAGTATTTGGCAGATAAGGCTCCTAAGTGA